Part of the Cuniculiplasma divulgatum genome, TTACTGGTGAGTTTTGCCGAACTAACAAAGAGTTCTGTCATGTTTTTACCGCCAAAAGTGCAGGATGTTACATTTGTAGCTGGAAAAATAATCTCGCTAAGTTTCTTTCCTGTTGAGGGGTTCCATCTTGATATCCTGTGTCCTCCCCAATGGGCAACCCATATCATTCCCTCTGTATCTATGTTCATCCCATCTGGAAATCCCACTTCTGTGGTAAAATCTACAGCTATCCTTTCATTCGTGAGCTCACATTTCTCATTGTATGTGTATGATCTAACCTTTCTGGTTGGAGTATCTATGTGATAGAACATCATTCTATTCACATCCCATGCAAGGCCATTGGAAATGGTTTGTCCTCCAAGAACCTTTCTCAATTCGCCTGACTTTGTGTAGACATAGAGTGAGGCTACAGGCTCCTTCTCATTCATATCCATAGTTCCTGCCCAGTAGTTTCCATATGGATCCACCTTTCCATCATTGAACCTGTTATTTTCAAGAGAATTTTCAGTCTCCACAAGTACCTTTTCCTTACCAGTTGATGGATCGATGGATGTAAACCTGTGGCCAATTGTTGCATACATCTTTCCTGATCGAGAGGGAACAAGAGAAGATATCATACCGTCTGTCTTCACAGTTTCTATCTTTCCGGTGGAAAGTTCAAAGGATCTAAAAAGATGACCCTTAATATCTACCCAGTAAACTTTGTTATTTCTCCTGTCCCATGTTGGCCCTTCGCCAAGTATCTCGGTTTGCTTTGAAATAATTTCAACGTCTTCCATAAATCCTTAAGACTTCACTTCATAAAACATGTGCGATTGAAATATTAATCAAAAATTTGTAATATAATTTTAGGCCAACTAACCGGTCATATGCCAGTCTACTTTTAAATGCTAATGTTGTTGTTAATACATCTGTATATATGAATACTCATAATAGTATGTTTTAATACATACAAATGTATAGAGTATTATGAAAAGGGAGGACTTCCTAGAAAAGATAAACTATTTTCAACTGGAAGTTTTTAGCATACACGATGCAGCTAGAATCTTCGGCAAAAGTGAAAGGTATGTATCTAACAGGCTTTCTACTATTAAACAAATCAAGAGAATAATGAAAGGAATGTATTACGTAGAGGGTACGTCAGTATCCACCATTGCCTCAAGCATCATTTCACCTTCATATGTGAGTCTTATTTCTGCCTTCTATATTAGGGGCTCCACCACACAAATTCCTATAGAAATTCAGGTCATTTCCCCTATCCAGCACAGGTCTCTTCTAATAGATCAGACAAGAATCATTTTCATTAAGTTGAGTAGGGGAAGAATATTTGGCTTTGAACGGACAGATGTTGGCATGGTAGCCACTCTTGAAAAGGCTATTGTTGATTCACTTTATCTGAACACCTTTATAGGTGAAACAGAAGAGGCTCTGCAAAACAATAGTGGATTGAATATTAACAGACTACTAGAATATGGAAAGCTCATGCATTCAGGTGCAACTGTAAACAGGTTAGGACACGTATTGGAGAAATTTGGATATGATTGTGAAGCTTTACTTAAATACAGATCAGAAAGGTACGTTAATTTTGGAGAATCAGGTAACCTAAAAGATTCTAAGTGGAGGGTAAAGTATGCTGAGTAGAGAGGAACTATTAAGTGTACCCTTATCATTCAACGCCTACCAGAAAGAAAAAGACTATCTTCAGCATATAATTTTATCAAGGATATATGCAAATACAGGAAACCAATTGATTTTCAAGGGTGGTACATCTCTCCAGAAATGCTGTGGCCTAAACAGGTTCTCAGAAGATCTAGATTTTACAGTTAAAGACAAATTAAGATCCGAGAAGATAGAACTCGCCTTGGCAGAAGTTAACCGTTACTATCCATCATCTTATTCAGGTTATAAAGCAGATCATTCAATGGGGTACATAATAAAGATTCATGGACCTTTATATAAATCCCCCATATCATTGCAGACAATACGATTAGACATTAGCATGCGTGAGAAGGTAATCCTTCCATCTGTAAACTACAACATCATTCCCATATATAGAGATCTTATGCCTTACTTGGTCATTGCAATGGACCTGAAGGAAGTAT contains:
- a CDS encoding nucleotidyl transferase AbiEii/AbiGii toxin family protein, whose product is MLSREELLSVPLSFNAYQKEKDYLQHIILSRIYANTGNQLIFKGGTSLQKCCGLNRFSEDLDFTVKDKLRSEKIELALAEVNRYYPSSYSGYKADHSMGYIIKIHGPLYKSPISLQTIRLDISMREKVILPSVNYNIIPIYRDLMPYLVIAMDLKEVFSEKIRALLTRKKARDLYDIYFLIKRNIALDLNLVEEKMKFYNKAYEGKEAVERIRSLKTQWEKEIPALVFNPPLYDTVSSEVIEFLLSS
- a CDS encoding type IV toxin-antitoxin system AbiEi family antitoxin domain-containing protein, whose translation is MKREDFLEKINYFQLEVFSIHDAARIFGKSERYVSNRLSTIKQIKRIMKGMYYVEGTSVSTIASSIISPSYVSLISAFYIRGSTTQIPIEIQVISPIQHRSLLIDQTRIIFIKLSRGRIFGFERTDVGMVATLEKAIVDSLYLNTFIGETEEALQNNSGLNINRLLEYGKLMHSGATVNRLGHVLEKFGYDCEALLKYRSERYVNFGESGNLKDSKWRVKYAE
- a CDS encoding SMP-30/gluconolactonase/LRE family protein, coding for MEDVEIISKQTEILGEGPTWDRRNNKVYWVDIKGHLFRSFELSTGKIETVKTDGMISSLVPSRSGKMYATIGHRFTSIDPSTGKEKVLVETENSLENNRFNDGKVDPYGNYWAGTMDMNEKEPVASLYVYTKSGELRKVLGGQTISNGLAWDVNRMMFYHIDTPTRKVRSYTYNEKCELTNERIAVDFTTEVGFPDGMNIDTEGMIWVAHWGGHRISRWNPSTGKKLSEIIFPATNVTSCTFGGKNMTELFVSSAKLTSNQPADPKDIGGSIFRVDTGIKGVETYYYDDSKQKL